Below is a genomic region from Phalacrocorax carbo chromosome 10, bPhaCar2.1, whole genome shotgun sequence.
TTGGTCTGTGTGTGATGCTTAGCCCAGTAGTCCTTGCtgggttttattaaaatagagATTGCAATGTATCATTTAATAGTGTAAGCAAGTCATTGTACATGTGACTTAGTTTAAAAATCAGCAGATCAGAGATTAGCAGGTGCTTCTCTAATTACATGTTCCCTTTATCTTCAGTAAGGCAGTGCCTGGCAACAGAAAGCACAAGAGCAGtaatttttgtaaaacaaaacaaccaacccaacccaccccaccccccaaacaaacaaaccccacccaAACTTCTAATATTTAGGTAGTTTTCTGAAGCAGACAAAAGACTTCCTTCAGGACATTGTTAGGGATGCTTggtaagcaaaataaataccagCTTGCTTTTAAAGCTCAGTATCTGCCCATTCTAGCTGTGGCCAGAGTGGAACATATTTgattttgctgtggttttgggattttttttgctggtgATGCTCTATGGTTTGCTCTTCATCATTTCCAAGACGATGAGAGGCAGACATCAGTTGCTTTCTGTTGCACTAATGTTTATCTCTTCCCCTCAGGATAGGATTTCTGGGACTTGGCCTGATGGGAAGTGGCATTGTCTCCAACTTACTGAAGATGGGTCACACCGTCACTGTCTGGAACCGGACTGCTGAGAAGGTAGGCATGTCCTTAAGGTACAGATGATACTTAACCTTTTCTAAACTTGTAGTTTCTAACCCCCTAGCTCAGGGAGGCCTGGAGTCACCAGTCAGTGGTGCCTGGGAGAGGATGCCAAAGAAACACAAGTGTATGCTTGCCACCTTGTTCTGTTATTCCTAGGTGCTTGTTGATGGCCACTTTTGAGTAGATGAAGCTGTAGTCTGTCCTAGTATGGTCACTCTTACGTGAAAAGTCCCGCTCTGTTGCTATTTTGTATGAGATGAGAGAGTTGCCAGAAAAATTACAACCTTGTATATGTGTTGAGGAATGCAGTGTCAAGGTGGATGTAAATAGCCAAGTCATTATGTCATGGAGCTGGACAAAAAGAGCAAGTGCTGGGTCCTAGGAGTGGTGTAGTAAGATGCACTGCTTGACCACAGCTTCATCTACACAGCAATTGCACTGTTCATGTTGCGGTAACAAAGGTTCTGTTGAAAACCTGCTGTGTCATAAGACCAGGATGTGAAGGGTTTTATAGGTATATTCAAAGTGAAAATGAAGCTTATATTGCATTTATATGCTAGCCACTGGTATTCTTTGTAGTGCAGGAGGAAAAGTATGTAACTGGGGGAGATGTGGTATTCAGATGATATTGTGGAATATCAAAGGCGAGAAGGGCACCATGGTTACTTTgttaaaaaggattaaaatactttttttttttaatctgcaaagAAAGGGTGGTATGAGGGGATAGGGTAAGAAGGAGCTAAGATTTTTGAAGCAGTAGCCCACTAAAACACATTAGTCTCAACTGCTTACTGTCCAGTAACACCTTTTGCTGTGGCTGTTTaccagtttttttcccctcatctctCCTCCAAAAACCACAACATTCAGTCTCTTATTTCACCTAAGCGTTCTCTTTTCCTGTGTCTTTGTTTTGAAGCTCTTCACTTGAGGTTtcagaaaaagctgcaaaagagTGTGTGTACGCATGTGTGTGTTCAAACCAACAGAAGACAGCCCAGTTGCTCTGTAATTAATATGCCTGACTCCTTTTGAGTTGGGTCTAGCAGCAGCTTGTTTCAGCAAAATTCTAGAGCACCCATTTGTTCTtgacttaatttttcttatgCTTGGATTTGTGACTTTTGCAGTGTGATTTGTTCATCCAggagggggcacggctgggaAGAACCCCCGCTGAAGTTGTCTCCACCTGTGACATCACCTTTGCCTGTGTATCAGATCCAAAAGCAGCAAAGGATGTAAGGATTAGctcttatttttcctccacCAGCTAGACTATGAGATACAGTCACTGAATGCCAGTTCTGATTCCTAGTACCCATGGAAGCCTGGGTCATTGTAGATGCTGGACAGTGCAgccatgtaaaaataaatgtcccAACAAAAACTGTACTTGTAAAAATAATCCCTGGGGGATAGGTTTTGATATCCCTCTAGGAATCTTCCACTGCAGTGCCAGGCTTGCTTGAACTGCTGTCCTGCAGGATTGGAGTTTCTTTGCAGACACCCTATTGCTTTACCGCTCTTCTGTTCCCCACAGCTGGTACTTGGTCCGAGTGGAGTGTTGCAGGGTATTCGCCCAGGGAAGTGTTACGTGGATATGTCCACCGTGGATGCAGATACAGTCACAGAGTTGGCCCAGGTAATCACGTTGAACTGAACTTCTAAACTCTGTGATTCAGCAACAGTACTGCAGTTCTTGTTGCTGTGGTAAGCAGTTGATAATAAAGATGCTTCTGAAGATTTTTGGGCTTCTTTTAGGAGACACTAAGGTCCCATGCAAATAAGACAAAATAAATTGTCAAATCTTGACCAGCAAACAAAGTTGGATGAGATATTCCCTGGTGATAACAGCAAAGCCTGCAGATTTGGTAGGGCTGTTAGCTGGTGCCAATGCAAACAGCCAACGAAATTTTGATCCATTAAGAAGCATTTGTAGCCAGATTGGTGTTCTGTAGCAAACTGGAGAAGAAAGCACTGTCTGCATTAATAACTGTcctgtgtatttaaaatattctggttGGGGAAAAATAACGCCTTCATGTTTCATTCTATAGAAATATTATAGAGAGGATTTCTGTAGAAGTGTTCTGACGTGTTATCTTTGATTTCCTCTTTGGCATCTTCATTGTTATCCTCTGCCCTGAAGGCAGTGTGTGGTGTTGCATGAGGAAGGGGAGCTAGTTCTGGTGAAGATTTAAGCAGACGTATTGGTGATGCAGTAGTGTGTAATGTGAATTTGGAGAATGAAGAGTCATACATCTTAGTAAACCTCTGGCTGAAGACATCTGTCAGAGGCCTTTTCTCTATGGGATGAAGGGGGGAAAATACTACAAGTCAATTTTCTGGGATTCCTACACCACATGTGCAGCGTCAGCACTGGTTTCTTAGCCACTACAGGGTGCCATGACAAAAGCACATCAGTTCAGTTGTTTAAAACTTGCACAGCAGTGGTGTGTGCAGGAAACTCTTGCTAGAGTGTGTGGGCAACTTTTGGTCTTGAGTACCCTTTGCAGGATGCAGCGCATCACATGTTAGTGCTTTCCTCTCATGTTTATATGTCTGAGAGatttgttctgctttaaaattctGTCCTCAGGCACAAGAATTCCCTAAACAATgttcctgctgtgctgcctaCTCAGCATCGGTGCGTGCTGTTCATGCACATCTAACCAGAGTTGTTCTTTTTCCAGGTGATAGTGTCCCGGGGTGGTCGCTTTTTGGAAGCACCGGTCTCAGGAAATCAGCAGCTATCTAATGACGGGATGCTTGTGATCCTGGCAGCTGGTGACAGGGGTTTATATGAGGACTGCAGTAGCTGTTTCCAGGCAATGGGAAAGACCTCTTTTTTCCTAGGTAATTGAAACGCAAAGGGCCTGATAGCAGTTTCTTAGTTTGTGCAAGGACTGGGAATTCCAGCAAGGAGTCTGAGACACATATTTGTCATCTGTTTCTTGTCTCCTTGGGCAGTAGGGGAACTCTTACGGAACTTGACCAGTTTCAGAGCCTCCAGcctaagttttcttttttgaatacTGCCTTATTTTGGAGGATCTgtgatgctttttattttaaatcatacTTTGTTAtgatttctctcttcctttgagTGCTTGGAAAACGGGTAAGTTTTCTGAAGCCTTTCAGAGGAGAGAAGAGCTGCCAAGTGCTTGATATGAAGAGAGTCTAGTAGTGCTAATActgtgtgggatgggggagcaagGCTGCTGTATCTCTTCTGGAGGAATGCCCAATGGTATGTCTCGCTCCCAGGTGAAGTAGGCAATGCTGCCAAGATGATGCTGATTGTGAACATGGTCCAAGGCAGCTTCATGGCAACGATAGCAGAAGGACTGACTTTGGCTCAAGTGACTGGCCAGTCCCAACAGACCCTTCTGGATATCCTCAATCAGGGACAACTTGCCAGCATCTTCCTGGACCAGAAGTGCCAAAGTAAAGTTCTCttatattgttttattataGGATGTTTGTCACAACCTGGCAGCATTTCAGATAATGATAGAAGGGAGAAGATAACCATCCCATCTTCATCACCTTGGGAACCTGGGTATTTTAAGCATTCTGGAAATGAAGAGCTGAGTTCCATTCCTTCCCCTTCATAGCCAGGGCTTCTGAGAATCCACCCCAAGCTCTGCATTGTCTACAGCCTGCTTAGGACTTGAGTTCACAGTGAGGATTTCATTGGGGCAGGGTAATAAGTGAAATGGAGGGCAAGCTGCTTAGAAATTTGAGCTCACTTTGTCAGTGGACAGTAGTGACACTGTCTGCTGTGGCCAGATGAAGATagacagcagagaaacagaagatcTAAAAGCAGTGTTCCTGGTGATCAGCATGGGAAAGGGAAGTTTGGTGTTGAATTGCAGGCCCTTGCAGTGTGGGCTTGATTTACTTATATCTTGCTTATTTTTTGCACGCATTCCTCTTTACAGATATCTTGCAAGGAAACTTTAAACCTGATTTCTACCTGAAATACATACAGAAGGATCTTAGATTAGCTATTGCACTGGGCGATTCTGTCAACCACCCAACTCccatggcagctgctgccaaTGAGGTGAGAGCTGTTCAGTGTTCAGATACGTGTTACTCAGCATTTCTTCAGTAGAGCCATTTGTCAACAAGAGACAAAAATCTTAGAATTGTGTCATCTCTAAGACAAGGGAACAGTGATTGAAACGTATTTTGACTAGGACAgaattgggtttgttttgtaGAAGCCCTTAGAATGTCACATCAGTAAACACAGATGGCCTCTACAAAACCTGGTGCGTTCTGATCTGCGCTGCTCTAATTACTTGACATACTATGCAGTTCTCTGGTTTGCAATGGTCAGCgaattaatttttctgctaaGGAAAGGCTTCGCACAAGAGCAGGCACTGATCCTTTTCTAATTTCTCTTCTCTAGGTCTATAAACGAGCAAAAGCATTGGACCAATCAGACAACGACATGTCTGCAGTGTACAGGGCCTACATCCACTAGGCTGCACCGTTCTTACTGTCAATACTATGATTATTGATTAATATTATGATACTGGGTTTTAACTCTGGACCAGTCCATCTCTGTCTCTCCATTTCCTTTTATACACAGACTTTGAGACCTGCCACGGAGGCAGCTGCTGCGGTGAGCCTTCCCCTGGTAGCAGAagggcgggaggagggggctcgGATTGTTGCAGTCTAATTAGAAAAATCCATGCCATGCACTGACAGTCGTGGAACAGAACAGTGGCGGCTTGTTCAGAAGCTCTGAGGCAACTCTGCCAGAAATCTGCTGCttggctgcttttattttcctctttgtatGCTTGTCCAAGATGCTGTTTCTAACGAtcccttttctcctttgctgtgaAATAACGCGTGTGTTGGAGTCTCTGCATCAAGGGGACAGGTGACATACATCCCATCTACCTGTGAATATCACTAAAGTCCATGGTCTCGAGTAAGGTGAGGAGCATTCCTGTTAATCAGCCACTGTTAGAGAACAAAGCACCTCCCATGGAGGAGAATGGCAGTTCCAGAAGGTAATGGGGTTGCATGCAACGCTGTCTTgactctgtttctttttaaacctcCACCTCCCCAGCACCTTGATGGAGGAATTCCTTGTACTGTTAAGAAGAACAGATTGCATCCATGTCTTCCCCTGTACAGACAACTATAGATTAGGGAACACAAACCTTACTGAAAAGGAGAGAATGCCAGTGTAAGTGAGCCTCCTAAAAGGCTAATCACAGCTGCCCATCCCACAAACAGCATTGAAGATAAAGTTTGCAtagaaaactgcaggaaaaactTATAGCTTAAAACTGGGCCAGAGATATTTTATTTGGGGAAGGAACGAACCTCGTGGTTGCTCCTGGCCTTAGCTTGTGTTGCTTtacttcttgccttttttttttaaccattgtAGTCAGTAATTGCAAAGGTGTCTTGGATTGTAGCAGTGTCACAAGCAGAGTGATGAACCTGAAAGGGGTGAGAAGAGTGACCGTAGAGCCAAGAGACTGAGAATCCTTAGCTCTTTTCTCTGGCCTGTGCATGGTCACTATATCTCTTAGCCTGTTTGCCCATCTTTAAAGTGGGTGATGATTACCTACCTCACAGGGATATTTTTGTGTACTGATTAGTGATCTTTATACATGTCAGATTTTCCATACATGTTATTTGTGTTACTACTCTGGGTACAACACTAGCACAGCATGAGACTTTTCCCTGTACCTGTGACTCTGCTTGTGGCCGGATACCAACTTTTAGGAAGACTAGTAAATAAAATGGGAGGCTAAGACCACTTCTGCGCTGTAGTCTAGAAACATGGGACTTGTACTGCAGATGCCAAGGCTAGAGAGTAGAGATGCTCTCAGTGTTGATAGCAGAGCAACCCAGAGTCCAAAGTATGCCTGTCTCTCTAAAAATGCAGAGTGTGTTTGTTTgtgggcttttttaaaaattgttctcaGTATTAGCCTTTTAGGAGGGTTCTTGCATTTTAGATTTGATAGTTAGCAAAATGCCAGTAAGAAACTTTATTGGCCAAAATCACTTCTCAGTGGCACAATCTCCTCCCTTGGGTTGGGattctgaaaggaaagaaggcaaaTTCAAATTAGACCATGTTCCTTTAAATCCGTGAGGTCTGTCCCTCCCACCGACTTATTTTTCTAGGAGCTTAATAGCTATGTaggaaaattttcctctggGTTAGGACTTCTACCAATCCTGCTTTGTGCAGCACGTGCATATGGTTCAGGGGCACCTTATTAAGAAACAGAGCGTATCAGATACTCATTATGCATCATGACATCTAACGCCTAATGCTGTAAATGTTACTTTGAATATTTCACCTCCTGTGATCACTATAATTTGTGGGCTAATATTGTGTTACGCATTATGTCCTGTGGTGAACATCTAGTAATAGATCTGTTAGACATCACTTTGCCTGTTTGTCAGTGCTATGTCAGCAGTACTAGTTATACATACATGTTTCTTTGGCAGTGCAACTGTCACCCTGCATGTAGATATTCATATTAAAGGCACATGTAACTACCCAGGATAACCAGCCATTAGCCTGCTTTTGACACACTTGCGCTTCCCCCATCCAGAAGAACTCAGCTGTTAGCATCAGGAGTCCTTGGTTAAACATGCTGCAGTTAATAAATCACTTACATGAATTGTGTATTGAGGGCATCTGGGGGAgattgttgttttttgggggcAGGAGATAAGACCACAGGTTTAATAGTGTAAGAAACCacctgggaggaagagggaggtaCTGTCTCAGTTCCAGCTGAGAGTGGAACTGTGCTGAGGCAGTGCGGCAGTATCCCGGACCTGTCCCTGCGGAGGTCTCTTGGTGACTGGGTCTGAGAAAAGGTAATGGAGGATCTCCCTCATTTTTACTTTGTGGTGCCTCTGGACAGAGTGAGAATACAAAAGGAGCTCTCAAGTCCTGTGACGTGTATTTCATAGTGAATTCAAAGAGCCATATTTGTGAGAGGGAGAACCACTCCCTAGGTGACTCACTgctgcaggttttgttttccagaaatactGTAGTTCTCAAAATGCAGATCATTATTTATGTGGGAGTGGCAGGTGCGGACTAGTTAAACACTGTAATTTATCCCGGGAAAGTCTGACTGCAGCTTTATGGTGAGGTAGGTGGATGTAGAGTGGCTGGAGGATGCGGTGCTGCCCAGCCAGCTGTACAATCACAGGTATGCCgaggaggagcagaaggagaCCGAGAGCTCTGAAGTGGATGTCaagtgaggaggagggatggaaaTGGTGAAAACCAGACTCTTTCAGATGCCGTTTGAGATTGATTCTGTCAGTCTCACTCGGATTCTTGTATTTATGTCTGTAGCCTCTGAACATGGATCTTAATCTGTTCCTAGGCGTGAGattttgggggagggaagggggggaagctGTGGATTGAGAGATGCTCTAATAAAACTGGCTAGTCAATGTTGTCTTAATATTGTTGACAATTCTGTAAAGTTCATTTTTATGAGGATTTCTGTTTTAGCGATTTGCTTTTTTTGACTCCCtcctttttaaagacaaaatgtgACACTTGTGAAAAGCTTGtaagaaaagcagtttcttttttcctcgATGATAGATCCTATAGTTAATTGAGGttgtgaatttttatttttttgccttgtttttaatTAACGTTTGTCATTCAGAATAGGATGtgtgaaaatgtttaaatggcaaaacaaaaatttttttgtGCAATTAACAAAGCTACTggcaaaaagaataaaaaccttTCTTGGTAACACAATGTTCTTGCAGCAGTTTCTAAAGCTTATCAAACCTGTATTGTGGCATTAAAGAAATATGTGCAttcctcaaaacaaaaaaaaaatcagtgttgcTGGGAAAACAGCAGCATGCTTGAGAGCATTCTGGTTGTTGCAGAAGCCTGATCTTGTCAGGCATTATAAAGGTTGAATTCAGAGAAATTCCAGCCTCCACACGCAGAGGGGCTGTGTGCTTCTGGACTGAGATGAGGATGAAGGCTTAGTTTTAAAGCAGAGAATGATGAGAGATAGAGGTCTGGGAAGATTCTGGTGTTGATGACTTCTAGTGTTGGGGGCCTGGTGGCCCAACTGGTCTGTCTGGAGCTTCCTTCTAGCATTGGCATTTTTTTGAGCACTCACCCAGCAGCAAGTGGTGTTTTCCAAGACAAGCTCTCTTCACTGAAGTGTTTGCAACCTCCAGAGCATTGCTTTTTGATGATCCAGGCAGTGTTTGTGGTTGAATAACAGTAGGTGTTCATGTACTGAGGCATAATGGGCTAGTACTGTTTAATGGTGTCCTTCAGTTAAAGTGAGCTACAGGTGCTAAAGTAAGGAAGATCCAGTTTTAGCACTATGATTAAAAGCAGTGCAGAATGTGGTGGAGCAAGGCTGCTGAGTCGGTGGCGTGCTCGCAGCAGAAACTGGCAGTATCAGAAGCTTTACCTGCTCTGTGAATGAATAACATGTTCTCTTCCAGCCGTGGTGAAGATGATGATGCTGTTCGCTTGGCCGCCGCTCGCCTGCAGTATGTCTGCTGCAGGAACGAACCCACCAAAATCAATGGAAAGACTTCAGTGCtggaataaatttattttgatttcagaATTTTGAGAGTAAACTGTTGAAACTTCTACGTCTTTACCCGTTCTGGAGGGTTCTTATGTGTAGCTCAGTTTTATCCCAACTGGCATGCAGCCAGCTACGGCTGCGggtggtgcagcaggacgaCGTGCGTAGCGCGGCAGTAACCGCAAGGGCCGGCGCACCGCTTCATCTCGCGGGGGAGGGGACGTGCTGTCCCGCCCCCTGGCGCCACGCCCtgctggccccgcccccccgcccctcgaTTGCTCAGGCAGGGCAGTGCTGCCCAATCAGACGCCGCCtcggccgccccgccgggcggAGGACGTGCAAGTGTGGGCGGTGCCGAGGGCGGTGCCTGTAGCCAatcggggcggccgcgggggcggggcgggcggcaggATGGCGGCGGCCATGGCGagcgcggcggagcgggcggTGCTGGTGAGTCCGGACGCGGCCCGGCCGCGGGCGGGGAGCCGCCGCCGTTCGTTCCCCGGCTCCCCACGCCAGGGCTGAGACGCTCTGTGCAGGCCGTGGGGCAGCTTCTCCGGCGGGCCGGTGCCGTGCGGCCGGAACAGGCTCTCGGGCCGACCCCGGGCTGCGTTGCCGTGCTGCCCTCGGGCCCGCAGCCACCCGGCAGGCCGCGGCCTCCTCCGGGCTCCCCCTAAGCTGCTTGCAGGGTGGCCGCTTTGGCGCTCGCCCCGAGcagcgccggggccgggctgcAGTTGACGCCGGTCCTTGCGTTGGCGCCGGGGGCAGCCCCGCTCGCCCTAAACAACGGAATGTGTTACGTGACCTTCATTTTTTCATAGCCAGCCCAACGCGCTGCTTGATGGAAGGCCAGACCTAACAAACGGTAGGCAGGCACCTCAAAGCAGCCTTGTTGACCTGATAAAGGTAGGAAAGACATAGACCAGCTGGCGCTGCAGGCATCCGCGGGCATGAGCTGCAAGAAGTAGGGACAGCTTCCTATCTAAGGGGTGAATTTTGGAGATGCGTCCAGGCCAGGCGGAAAGCTGCATGTGAAAACCAGGTTTTTATAAAATTTATGTGATTTTCAATGATATGACTAGCATTCCTCAAAAACTCAGATGGGTAGCACACAGGCATGGTGAATGAACTTGGCTTAGTCTGAAAGTAATACCAGTGCAGGGGGGGGAAGATGTTTTGCTGTCACTAGGGGGATGAAGGACACCCAGGGTGAGGTGAAGTAGAAAAATCTGCGTGGTGACAGTGGGGTGGCGGAGGCATGAAACGCATCTGCTTCACCTACATGACTTCTGTCCCTTTGGGAACCTGGAGGAGAGCGAGTGTTACAGAGGACAAAAGAGCAAGGAATCTAGTAAGACAGTATAATGCCCAGAAACCCAAAAGAGGGTTAAATGGTGAAAGTCAGTGGTCTTGCATCCACGCTGGTTTGAAGGATAACCTAGGTTTGTTGTGAGTACCTGCTTTGGGTGAATGTTTGTTGAAACAAAACCATCCTTATCCTACTCTTTGTTCATATAACTCTTGCATAAGGTGATGACACATTAGTGTGTAGTTATTTTATGTGTCTCGTGGCAAACAGGAACTGTCTAGTTGAGAAACCACAGGCTTAAATATCTGAGTTGACCACACCTTTCCAATTTTCCTGGGAGCAGCCCACTCAATCCATTCCCTTCCAGTACTTTCTGTGTGGAAaatttttcctcccttaaaAAGTAGCAAGCATCAATCTCTTCTTTGTCCCTTGCTTGTTTCTGTTCCCACGTCTCTGATGATATTCTGCATGGGGTCTTGTGGTTTAACAGGAACGCTTAGCTCTGGTTTGAGGATCTGCTTTACACAGGCTTCTCTGCAGCCGACAACTGACTGGGGCTTGAGGTGGTTCGTCATCAGATCTGAACTTGCTTGTTACTGAATTTGCCCAGATGATTGGGAGTCCTCGGcctttctctccccccacccGCTTTTCAGTtcagcttgctttatttttaggcTGCTGTTGCTTGGTTAAATGGCACTCGGGGGGGACACACCATTttagtttttgtctttgttccTCACCATATAATTGGCAACAAATTTGTCCACaagttgagattttttttgccCGTGATAGTGAGTGGTAGGGGATCTCCCTATCTTTATTTCCACCCACgagcttttcattttatttcctccccCTATCCTGTTGAGGAGGGCGAGTGGGAGAGGCTGGTTGGgtgtctggcagccagccaaggtcagcccaccccagcagctTAAAAAGATGCCCCAGATTTTGAAGCAGCAGTATCTGTACTTTGTTCTGAAATTTGCATCCTATTATGCCTGTTCTTTCCTAATTCTGTGATTATTGGTACAGTGATTTGTAGGAATGCTGCTGTCTTAAAGAACAAAAGTGAGGACAGTTCATTTGGCTGGGGCAGAGAAGTGGAGAGTAAGCCTTTCAACAAATCAGgaagaaaactttttcttctcctactAGTATGTGATGTGAACAGCTTGGACACAGCAGTATACTTAgaacttaaataattttcatagaCGTCTAATAAGAGATTTATTTCCAGAGTTAGACTTCTAATGATTCTATTGCTCTCTTTCCACAATGTAGGAAGAAGAATTTAAATGGCTTTTACAAGAAGAAGTCCATGCTGTTTTGAAACAGCTGCAGGATATTTTGAAGGTAAGGTTAATTTGCTTCATctgttttttgtgttgtgggtTTATTTGCTCTCCCATGGGAGGAATGGTGGTAGATTGCCCCCAGAGAAAAAATTCTTGTTAGAGGGTGCACAGAAAGGTCCATCATGCATGTCCAGTGCTGTCCCAAGTGTTTGCTTGCCCTCTGGTCTAGAAGATTCACAGTAAAGCTGATTTCCCCTAGATTGCTCTGTTCTTGACCTTCTTTGCTGAGGGAGCTGCTTTGAAAAGGCGCATGGAGGCAACCAGATCTGCCTGCCAGACATTTGCCCAAGATGCGAACATTTTCTGGAACAGGGAATCTGGATCTCTCTGTAACTCTGCCATGTGATGGTGGAAACTAACACGATAGCCTTTGGTTGACAAGCTACTACTTGTGCAGCAGCTAGTAGCACTCTCCTCATTCAAAACCATGTTTTCCTCAATACATCCACTTTTCTGCTAGTACCTGCCTCTTTCAGATGTGTGAAGTGTTCAGCTGAACCAGGCCAGCAGCACCTTTCACCAGCCTGAATGTGGGCTGCTGGCTTCGGCTCTTTCCAGGGGGTTAGTGGGTGATGCAAGAGAAGGGGCAAAAATGTGGAGGTAGGAGTGCTGTAGTGCTGACCAAGGACGTGACTCAGTAGCAGATGACAACAACCTGTGATctctgtatatatatgtgtctgTTTTGAAGAATTTGTAATAGTTTTAAGGGTGAAGTGTGATTAAAGGACAGTCACCAGCCAGTATAACCAGTCAGGGGGGCTGGTTTTCACTCCAGACTTTCCATGTGGGTAAGGGATCAGTGGTGCTTGCCCCTGTGCAGCCTGGGGCAGCGCCACAGTACCTGAGGGCATGCAGGGCCAGGCTGTGTCGCTACTGCTGCGGAAAGCTTGGTGACCCCTCTGAGCGCGGCCCCCGTGCCCTTCTCCAGGGTGCAGAGCTGGAGCGTGGGATTTCCAGTGCCTTTCACCATGAGCTGCACGCATTGAGCCTTCTCCTGGGCTGTGCCTGTCCTGCAGGAGGACAAGGGCAAATCCATGTACTCTGCTAGGTGGGTTGCGGGGGGCTTGCAAAGGTGACCACTCTGTGTTCGTCCACTTGCTGGCATCTACGTTTCTATTCTTGCCTTGTCTTTGTTCCTGGCTTGTGTACTGGGCCCAGGTGGATGCCCCAGCACTCG
It encodes:
- the GLYR1 gene encoding cytokine-like nuclear factor N-PAC isoform X3; this encodes MAAVSLRLGDLVWGKLGRYPPWPGKIVNPPKDLKKPRGKKCFFVKFFGTEDHAWIKVEQLKPYHAHKEEMIKINKGKRFQQAVDAVEEFLRKTKGKDQASSHNSNEEKNRRNSSEERGKQSAGEEKRKASLSEGKLKKGTEEGKKRVSSVSSERGSKSPLKRTQDQSPRKRGRPPKDEKDLTIPESSTVKRVMTGTVAGFKWPPSVSEPVKDSDPHFHHFLLSQTEKPAVCYQAITKKLKVCEEETGSTSIQAADSTAVNGSITPTDKKIGFLGLGLMGSGIVSNLLKMGHTVTVWNRTAEKEGARLGRTPAEVVSTCDITFACVSDPKAAKDLVLGPSGVLQGIRPGKCYVDMSTVDADTVTELAQVIVSRGGRFLEAPVSGNQQLSNDGMLVILAAGDRGLYEDCSSCFQAMGKTSFFLGEVGNAAKMMLIVNMVQGSFMATIAEGLTLAQVTGQSQQTLLDILNQGQLASIFLDQKCQNILQGNFKPDFYLKYIQKDLRLAIALGDSVNHPTPMAAAANEVYKRAKALDQSDNDMSAVYRAYIH
- the GLYR1 gene encoding cytokine-like nuclear factor N-PAC isoform X5, with protein sequence MIKINKGKRFQQAVDAVEEFLRKTKGKDQASSHNSNEEKNRRNSSEERGKQSAGEEKRKASLSEGKLKKGTEEGKKRVSSVSSERGSKSPLKRTQDQSPRKRGRPPKDEKDLTIPESSTVKRVMTGTVAGFKWPPSVSEPVKDSDPHFHHFLLSQTEKPAVCYQAITKKLKVCEEETGSTSIQAADSTAVNGSITPTDKKIGFLGLGLMGSGIVSNLLKMGHTVTVWNRTAEKCDLFIQEGARLGRTPAEVVSTCDITFACVSDPKAAKDLVLGPSGVLQGIRPGKCYVDMSTVDADTVTELAQVIVSRGGRFLEAPVSGNQQLSNDGMLVILAAGDRGLYEDCSSCFQAMGKTSFFLGEVGNAAKMMLIVNMVQGSFMATIAEGLTLAQVTGQSQQTLLDILNQGQLASIFLDQKCQNILQGNFKPDFYLKYIQKDLRLAIALGDSVNHPTPMAAAANEVYKRAKALDQSDNDMSAVYRAYIH
- the GLYR1 gene encoding cytokine-like nuclear factor N-PAC isoform X2, with product MAAVSLRLGDLVWGKLGRYPPWPGKIVNPPKDLKKPRGKKCFFVKFFGTEDHAWIKVEQLKPYHAHKEEMIKINKGKRFQQAVDAVEEFLRKTKGKDQASSHNSNEEKNRRNSSEERGKQSAGEEKRKASLSEGKLKKGTEEGKKRVSSVSSERGSKSPLKRTQDQSPRKRGRPPKDEKDLTIPESSTVKRVMTGTVAGFKWPPSVSEPVKDSDPHFHHFLLSQTEKPAVCYQAITKKLKVCEEETGSTSIQAADSTAVNGSITPTDKKIGFLGLGLMGSGIVSNLLKMGHTVTVWNRTAEKCDLFIQEGARLGRTPAEVVSTCDITFACVSDPKAAKDVLGPSGVLQGIRPGKCYVDMSTVDADTVTELAQVIVSRGGRFLEAPVSGNQQLSNDGMLVILAAGDRGLYEDCSSCFQAMGKTSFFLGEVGNAAKMMLIVNMVQGSFMATIAEGLTLAQVTGQSQQTLLDILNQGQLASIFLDQKCQNILQGNFKPDFYLKYIQKDLRLAIALGDSVNHPTPMAAAANEVYKRAKALDQSDNDMSAVYRAYIH
- the GLYR1 gene encoding cytokine-like nuclear factor N-PAC isoform X4; this encodes MAAVSLRLGDLVWGKLGRYPPWPGKIVNPPKDLKKPRGKKCFFVKFFGTEDHAWIKVEQLKPYHAHKEEMIKINKGKRFQQAVDAVEEFLRKTKGKDQASSHNSNEEKNRRNSSEERGKQSAGEEKRKASLSEGKLKKGTEEGKKRVSSVSSERGSKSPLKRTQDQSPRKRGRPPKDEKDLTIPESSTVKRVMTGTVAGFKWPPSVSEPVKDSDPHFHHFLLSQTEKPAVCYQAITKKLKVCEEETGSTSIQAADSTAVNGSITPTDKKIGFLGLGLMGSGIVSNLLKMGHTVTVWNRTAEKEGARLGRTPAEVVSTCDITFACVSDPKAAKDVLGPSGVLQGIRPGKCYVDMSTVDADTVTELAQVIVSRGGRFLEAPVSGNQQLSNDGMLVILAAGDRGLYEDCSSCFQAMGKTSFFLGEVGNAAKMMLIVNMVQGSFMATIAEGLTLAQVTGQSQQTLLDILNQGQLASIFLDQKCQNILQGNFKPDFYLKYIQKDLRLAIALGDSVNHPTPMAAAANEVYKRAKALDQSDNDMSAVYRAYIH